The nucleotide window AGTTCTGCTGGGTATCAATGCCAGCCTTTCATCCCAGCTATCATATTACTGGTGCCACGGCATGAGATTTCACAGCAGCTATGAAAGGGACCTGACACTgttcccttttacagatgagtaaaatgAGTCCTGAGGCATTAGAGTGGTTCACCAAAGACACAAAACCACTGAGCATTGAGGATGCAGTGGGAAACCAGGCATGTCAGAACCCAGAGCCTTGGTACATCAAGGCCATCCTTCTAGTCCAGTGAGCAGTTCTGGCAAGTAGACTTCCCAGTTCCATTTTACAAGAGTATttgttaacaaaaataaaatttgctgttgctgttggttTTCTCAGCACTGGGGTTTGCCTGGTTGCCATGTCACCCAGCATTCTCCACTAGGCACTGTGGTGACTAAGCTAGCCCATCTCAGGACAAatattcatcttttctttatttaaccAGTCAATCAGAGAAAAAACAGAACAACACTTTGCCATTCAATGTCAATCTTAGTTCAACAACCACGGAAATGAAATGTGAGCAAAAGTGTTGCCAATTAAACCACAGAATAGAGCACAGCAACCATGTCCTGGTGGCCTGTCACCCTTGAAAATGGTCAACCCACCCTAGCTCAAGTCAATGTCAATTTTACTTGAGTATAATCTTGTCCTTGACCTCTTTCCTGGAGTGTTACTCTCAGTCCCTCAGCTAAAGTGGGGAGCATGGGAAAAGAATGGGCTTCAGAGCTGAGAGAATTAGGTAGGCCCGGGTTCTTGTTCTTGGAAAGCTCCGctcttcagtttcctcttctctaaAAGGGGGCAGTTATATTGCTGGTTTAAAGTTAATAAGCTGGAATTCTGGCTTTAAATGCCCACCTCAGGAGCTTCATCAGGGGTATAAGTCAAGTGGATAAGGTATGTGCAAGCCCACAAGTGCCCAACTCCAGGCTCCACTCAGCAGGAATTCAATGGGGGGCAGACAGTCATGTGCACCTCTGTCCAGGGGCCACCCTGCTTGAGTGACTCCCTCCTAAAATCAACAACCGTTTTTGTTAccagggttttttttaaagctagctGCACAGGATGACTGTGTATATTAAATGAGAGAAGGCCTTAGAGGTGTCAGGAGTCAAACCCAACAGCCTATGGGCTTATCTGCAACCTGCAAGGGAGTTCTATTTGTCCACACGGTGTCTTTAGCAGCTGCCAACTTGAAAAATGGGAATAGTTTGCACAAAATCTAGATTGCTGGGTCCTCTGGAAAGAAGTCAGAAGATTCCACAACTTTTGGCTCTCATTCCCATGAGGCAATAGTCAGTGAGATGCCCCCCTTTAAGAGAGAGTTCAGCAGGAAGACCTAGATTTGAGTGTTCAGACCCTACATACagcaggtattcaataaatgatagTTACTATCAATACTTATTATTTATCAGTAACTTGAGTGCAAGAGATTCAAGTGCAGAGACTCTGTCTTCTACTTGTCTCTCTTCTCCTGCTGTGAACTTGAAGCCAGGTACACAGGAGACATCATTTGGCACAATCCTTACAGAgactggcttctctggtggctcagacggtaaagcgactgtccgcaatgtgggagatctgggttcaatccctgggttggaaagatcccctggggaaggaaatggcaacccactccagtactcttgcctggaaaatcccatggacacaggagcctggtaggttacagtccatggggtcgcaaagagtaggacacaactgagcaatttcactctCACTTTACAGAGACTGAAAGGTTTGTGACTAGCACCGACAGTTCTAAGCACTGTCCTAAGCACTTCAtgttcgttgttgttgttcagccgctcagtcatgtccgactctttgtgaccccatgggctgcaatgTGCTAGGATTCCTTGTCCTTTATCCTCTCagggagtttgcttaaactcatgttcattgatgtcatcggcgatgccatccaaccatctcatgctctgttgcccccttctcctgccttcaatctttcccagcatcagggtcacttcacattattattatcttatttGATTTCTCATAACAACCCTGAGCTAGATTACTCTCATTGAGTCACTTCTgcagagagggaaactgaggcacagcccAAGATCACCAAGTGAGCAGAAAAAAGTCAAGATCCAAACCCAGGAGCCTGGCCTCGGGGTCCACATCCTCACCACCAGTCCATGCTGCAAGATGATCCCAAGTGCTGACGGCGGATGGGGCCTCACCTGCTTCCCCTCCCTCCAAACTCCCTTCCCTCTCCAGCTCCACTAGGGACTGGCAGCCTCTGGACccatccctgcccagcccctacCCACACAATCCCCCACAGCAGGCTGCACTTACGGTCAAGGCCATTGATGTAGCGCATGGTGACTTCGCAGTGGCCCCACACGGCACTCACCACCGGGTAGAGCTTCTTGCCCTTGAGGCCACGGAAGGCCACACCCAGGTACTGGCCGTCCACGACGAAGCTGAGTGTGCCCTCGTCCATGTCCAGCACCACGAGCAGTGAATCAGGGAGCGCAAAGGCCTCCTCAGGCCCCAGGAATGCAGGGTAGGCTACGCCGGGCCGGTTCTTGCCATCGTGGTAAAGGCGGCTGCGGCCCAGGTCCCAGCCCCAGGACTCGGCGTCGCTGCCCACCAGCGCAGTATAGCCCACTGAGTGCAAGGGGGCCCGCGCCGTGGCCACGCCCACCACTGCGTGCGTGCCCCGCTGCCGCGCAGGCCAGTGGATCTGCCAGGCGTGCAGGCCACGAGCGTGGCCCACCTTGCCGCGGATGCCATCCGTGCTCTGCGCCACCGGGTGCCGGTGGAAGGTGAGCCGATCGTCATCCTTGACGAACACGTTGAGCGAGCGGTCCTCGGGGTTCCACGCGTGCCGCAGCTGCACTGCCAGCCCCGCCGCCGGCATGTCCAGCAGCTGGTCCAGCCGCGCCGGCCGCCCCGGCTCCTCTCCCCGCAGCTCGCGCTTGGCCGGCCGCAGCGCCGGCTCCCGCACCTCCACCGACTTGAGGCTCCCCGAGAGCTTCTGGCCCATGGCTTGCTGCCGGGAAGGGGCCGCTGCGGGCCACCGCTACCTCCTGGGAGCTTCCGCTCCCCGCAGCCAGGGATGGGCCACGGGGCTGGAAACCAGGCGTCTGGACCGGACACGCCCACAGCCTCCacggggctggggcagggaacCAAGCtcctggaaggaagcaaaggacacgGGTTATAACAGCAGCCTCGACAGCCATCTATGCCCATGACTTGGCTGGGCCCTGGGCATGCATTCATAATAATAACTAATGAATAGAATGATATATGGCACTTATCTAGAATTCACCATTTGCCAGACACTGCTCTAAATGATTCacatttattaactcatttaatccttaagcCCTCCCAATAAGACAttcattattattcccattttatagatgagaaacgcATAGGTCATAGAGGAGATAACTAATTAACCAACGTTTCACAGTTAAGAAGGGGCTGAGCCAAGATCCACACTGAGGCCATCTGGCTTCAGAGTTTGTGTTCTGCTCTTGGAGAAATCACaggctattttattttcaaaataaggaCTGAGCCCAGAGAAGTTGTGATTTGCTCAAAATCATAGAGAACTCCAGTGCACTTGGTCCCAAGAAACAAGCCCTGTGCCCTAGGTAGGGGGAACAGGGTGCTCAAGACAGGGACATCGGAGATGTTTAGGGTATGGTCCATTGGTTCCTATCCTTGGCTGCCCTGGGGAGCTTAAATAGCATTTCAAGTGCAATCAGTCTTGAGAAACTAGACACTGAGCAAAGATTCATCAAGGTCACCCAGGGACATGAACAAGGACATAAGGCAAGCATCTGAGGATAGGGTGAGGTCTCCATGGTAAGGTGAATTGGAAGCAAGGTGATGAGAGAGTTGGTGttcaggctctggagccagagagAACTATATGTAAAtccctctctccatctcttaGCTGTGCGTCCACAGGAAGTTTCTCTTAGCCTGTCTAAGACTCcagtctataaaatgggaataaaatattCCCTCCAAGTGGTATGGGAA belongs to Bubalus kerabau isolate K-KA32 ecotype Philippines breed swamp buffalo chromosome 2, PCC_UOA_SB_1v2, whole genome shotgun sequence and includes:
- the SPSB4 gene encoding SPRY domain-containing SOCS box protein 4, with the protein product MGQKLSGSLKSVEVREPALRPAKRELRGEEPGRPARLDQLLDMPAAGLAVQLRHAWNPEDRSLNVFVKDDDRLTFHRHPVAQSTDGIRGKVGHARGLHAWQIHWPARQRGTHAVVGVATARAPLHSVGYTALVGSDAESWGWDLGRSRLYHDGKNRPGVAYPAFLGPEEAFALPDSLLVVLDMDEGTLSFVVDGQYLGVAFRGLKGKKLYPVVSAVWGHCEVTMRYINGLDPEPLPLMDLCRRCIRLALGRQRLQDISSLPLPQSLKNYLQYQ